TTTGGATTTGCGCCTGCATCAAGTAATATCTTAACTATTTTCGGATAACGATTATAAGATGCCATCATTAGGGCAGTATGTCCATTTCTAGTTTTTGCATCTAATTGGACTTTCATGGAAACTAATAGTAATACAATTTCCGTGTGACCTTCTTTAGAAGCAATCATAAGAGGTGTTAGTCTTTCAAATGTGTCTTCAGGAGCATTAATATCGTATCCTAAAGTGATTAGTTGTTTGACTCTTTCCGTATTACCTGTTGCAACCTGGTAATAAAGATTGTGAAATCGATCTTCTGATCTCATTTGAACATTCGCACATTGAATCGTGAATAGGAGCAAACTGAATGCAAGATAAATTGTTCGTTTCATGATTGCATTTTCGCATGACACAACCTCTTGCAAAATAGTGGATTTCCGCAAATGTGGGAAACTACTATCTATCCTATGGTATCATAGAAATATTTTCGTTTATTTCAAATCATACAGAACTATCAGAAAATAATGAATTGCGAATAGGAGTGTGATAGATAGAAAAATAGAATATTGTCGCTTTTACGCTAACTAACTTCCAATCTTGGGCATAGTGTCGCAATGTCCGGGTATGGATTCTATCTTTGTTGACATGATCCTTAAAAAAACTAACAAAGCAATTAGATCCAGCCAGAATTTACATTCTTCATCTTTGGAGGGACTTGCAAATGCGCAGGCTCATGTCATGCGGTGATTTCGGGCGAGCCCCCATTGACTAGATCCATAACAAAAAATGGATTCGAATCAGATAACTTTTTATTAGAAATTTGGGGTCGGGCTATCCAGGGCTTCGGTCGCTTTGCGACCGCTCGCGCGCCCTTTCTATCCCTCTCGCGAAAGAGAATCAGAACTCTGAGGGTCCCAATTTACGTCTCATCCAAAACGAAGAAGCCTTTTGATTCGCCAGCTATCACTCGTGAATCAGAATATAAGGCACTCTAGTAATACCATTTTCCTTCCAAAGCGTCATGAAAAGTCTGTACGTTATTATGGAATTTATGAGCGAACTACCCGAAAATATATTCGCCTTTAGGTCGAATGGATTCCTATAATGAGAAATCTGTCCCGAATATCTGGAATCGTTTCTGAGGTTGGAGGCTTTGGACTGAGAAAAACCATTACTAAGTAAGTCGATTTTAATATTCAGTCTACGGTTACTACTTCACAGAAATCACCGACAATTCGTTATCCGAAAAAATTTATTTCTAAAAGTGCATTTGATATTTTTAGTTTGACAAAAATTCGGATTTACGAAAAATCTAACAGAGGGTAGTCGATGAATAATGCATTTTTCCGTTTTACGATATTTTTGATTTCTTGTTTCATAGTTAGTTGTGACTTAATTCAGAAGTCAAAAAACGATAATAAAGAAATTCTATCTTTGCTGGTAATTGGGAATTCAATTCCAGGTAATAGCAATAATCCTCCTTCGAATTTAAGTTATAGCCGAACTTCTTTTGTTTTTTTTAGAAATGCAGCGATCTCTACAAAAATTCCAACTGTTAATGGTGTAATACAGTCGTGCAAAACAAACCTTACACTACCTACTGGTGTCAATCTTTCCAATTCCTGTTATATTTCTGGCACACCAACTGCGAATAAAGCCGCAACAAGTTATGAAATCACTGGGTCAAATCAATTCGGTTCTGCCTCTACTACCATATCAATTGAAGTAAAAGATTCTCTTTGCGGGAACAATGTTATTGAAGGAAATGAAGTGTGCGATGACGGAAATACGGTTGGCGGCGACGGATGCAACAATACTTGTACGGGCGTCTGAAAATAAATTTGATTTTTCTTTAATGTTCAACTTCTGATAAATGGATATCCAATTTTATATATAAGGACTTCAAATAGGAAAATATATTCTTCTTAAAACCTAATGGATTCCAATAGAGGATATCTGGAATCTTTTGTGAGATTGGAGGCTTTGGTCTGAGAAAAACCATTACTAAGTTCCTATATGAAGTCAAGGGTTGAGCATGAAGATTAAGCTATTATGCATTATTTTAGTTTTATCAATCTTGGGATGCAAGGATAAGGATGCTAAACTAGAACAAGTCGGAACTATATATATTTCCGATGGAGGTAATCTTTCCTTGCCACTTAAGAGATTTCTTGGAAACACGGGCTCAGGGGATTATACGGATGCATGCTTTGATTTTGATTTACAGAATTTGAAAGTAACCTTTACATTTCCTGACTATAAAAGCAAAGAATATATAAGCTTGCCACTCTCTATAGAAGAGGAAGGCATTTATTCTATTAAAAAGAATGAGAGCAAAATATTTTTTAAAAAATTTTCGGAGTATGGTGCTGAAAAAATCTACATCTCCCTTAAGAAGGAAATTATTCTTACAGACGAAAGTGCCAATAAATTTCGTAAGTCAGTTAAGAATTCTAATGAAATTTTAATAGAGGGATTTAATATGGGTGAATATAAAAATACATTGGAAAACTGCCTTGGTGAAATTGATTCTATTAAAGCATTCCAAAAAGAAGAAAAAGTTTTTGCCGATGAGCTTCAAGAAAAGAAAAAAAAGGGGGAGACTGAAGGTTACTGAGCAAGTAAATATATTCGCCTTTAAACCGAATGGATTCCTATAAAGAGGAATATCTGTCGAGATTGTCGTTTTCAACTTCAGGATATTGGGACTTTGATGAAATAGAACTCGTAAGAAGTTTCTATGTATTTGACTATAACTACTGTTTTGGGAGAACCTTCTTTTGATACGGTAATTTGTTTCGATACGAAGAAAGATACTTACTTATTACTTTTAGAAGCCTCCATTCGAAAAGCAAACAGGCTAACCGAAGAAAAACAAATTGCAGTGAAAATATTGATCAGAATGAACTATGAAATTCATTCAATCCAACCTAGCTTTTTATCGAATCTTCAAAATATCCGTTGTGCCTTGAAAATTGTAAATCAGTAGTTAATAGAGTAAGCGAATGGAATATTATGTTTATCGGAAAAAAATAATAGTTGAACGTGAAAAAGAGAGATGGATTGTCTTTTATTCTTGCAATGACGGTAAACGACGAGTTGCAGAAGATATTTACATTCCATCAGAGGTGAAAAAAGAAAACTTATTGCAATATCTAGAAGATCTTTTGCATGAATGGGCAAGTCAAATTGATTGATACTAATAAAGAATTACCTCTAAAAATATTCCTTTATCAATAAGTTTTCTTTATTTTAAATTCGATCAATTTCAAATCTAATATTTTTATCTTCACCGAACTAGGAAAATGAATTCCCAATGCTACAAAGAACTTTAGATAAAAGAATCTAATTTTTAGCAGATTTTTTTCAAAATAGAATACTAAGCTGAAAGTCTTCGCTCAATTTCCCACCAAATAAGCAATATATTGATGTTCAAGTAGTCTCCTTTCTTTTAAAATTTCATTGTTTGAATTTTAAAAAATTTAGGAATCTCTTCTGGAAATTCGAAGTCGATTGTTCCCTCAGGATTCCAATCTTTTTTAATAGAATTAGAAACGAAAAATTTGGGAAAAAGTAAATAGTTCCATATCATACAGGATATAAAAAAACCCCGCTAGTTTAAGAGCGAGGTTTGTAGTGAACAATGGTTAATACTTTAAGTCATAGTGACTTAACTTTTACAATATACAACGTAGCGTGACGACAATTCTAACAAAGGTAATTGGTTTCCTTTATAAAAGGAGGTGATCCAGCCGCACCTTCCGATACGGCTACCTTGTTACGACTTCACCCTCTTCACGAGTTTCACCTTAGAAGTGCCTCTCCTTGCGGTTAAGGACAACCTCTTCGGGTGCTCCCCACTCAGATGGTGTGACGGGCGGTGTGTACAAGGTCCGGGAACGTATTCACCGCGGCATGCTGATCCGCGATTACTAGCGATTCCGACTTCATGGAGTCGAGTTGCAGACTCCAATCTGAACTGGGACCGGTTTTAAGAGATTAGCTCCACTTTGCAGTTTGGCGACCCTCTGTACCGGCCATTGTAGCACGTGTGTTGCCCTAGACATAAAGGCCATGAGGACTTGACGTCATCCCCGCCTTCCTCCGGTTTGTCACCGGCAGTTCTTTCCGAGTGCCCAACTGAATGATGGCAA
This genomic stretch from Leptospira meyeri harbors:
- a CDS encoding ankyrin repeat domain-containing protein, coding for MKRTIYLAFSLLLFTIQCANVQMRSEDRFHNLYYQVATGNTERVKQLITLGYDINAPEDTFERLTPLMIASKEGHTEIVLLLVSMKVQLDAKTRNGHTALMMASYNRYPKIVKILLDAGANPNLVTNEGHTALSEILLSEREEIVRLLMERGAK
- a CDS encoding putative Ig domain-containing protein; the encoded protein is MNNAFFRFTIFLISCFIVSCDLIQKSKNDNKEILSLLVIGNSIPGNSNNPPSNLSYSRTSFVFFRNAAISTKIPTVNGVIQSCKTNLTLPTGVNLSNSCYISGTPTANKAATSYEITGSNQFGSASTTISIEVKDSLCGNNVIEGNEVCDDGNTVGGDGCNNTCTGV
- a CDS encoding DUF7661 family protein, which produces MEYYVYRKKIIVEREKERWIVFYSCNDGKRRVAEDIYIPSEVKKENLLQYLEDLLHEWASQID